CGTACTCCGCGTGGTCCGTCAGCAGGCGGGTGGCTTCCTTGCGGGTGACCCCGCGCGGTACATACACGTCGACAAATTCGTATTCCGGCATCGCATCTATTGTGCGGGCACGGGCCTCGTACGGATAGCGTCTGCACTATGTCTGATGCTGCGCAGCCCACCGCTGCCGAGGTACGTGCCGCCGCCGAGGCGGTCAAGACCGCGCTCGACCGCCACCTGGCCGCGGTCGAACGCAGGTCGGGCGAGGACGATCCGGCCGTCTACGAAGCGTTCAACGAACTCGCCGCGGCCGCCGAGGAGTACGACGAACTCCTCTACGACCGCTACGACGAGGTCACCCCCTTCGAGATCCCCGGCTCCGACGACGCGCTCCCGCCGTACCAGGGCCCCGACGAAGCCAACGCGCTGAGCGTGCTGCTCCGCCGTGACTACACCGTGGTGGAGCCGCAGCGGCTCCTGGCCCAGGCCCAGCGGGTCGCCGACCTCGAAGCGGGCGGCACGGGGGGCGCGGGATCGGCGGACACCGTGCACAGCGCGCTCGGCGTCCTCTTCGGGGAGTTCGAACCGGACGAAATCTCCTCCCGGCACAAGGAGTTCGGTCTGGAGGAGGGCGACTCCACGCTCTGGGTCACCGCGGTGGACACCCCCGCGGAGCCGGGGGAGTGGCTCGACGCTCCCTTCGACCAGGCCGACCCGCACCGGGTGGTGTGCCGCTTCGACGTCAGCGTGGTCTTCGACGACGAACTGGACGACGAAGGGCTCGACGGCCTGGACACCGACGTCGACATCGACATCGACCCGGACGTGCCGGTGCCGGTCGACGACACCGATGACACCGATGACGCCGAGGAGGACGGGGACGGGGCCGCGGGGGGCGGTTCCGCCGCCTGGCGGGCCGGCCGCTGACGCTGCCTCCCGCGCCGCCGACCGCGGCGAATCGCTCCTGCGCTCGCCGCTCCCTCGGGGGCGGCGAGCGCACTGCGTGGGGCGGGCGGCGGCTCTCAGGCCGTCGTGGCCGGCACCTGCGGGCGCAGCAGCGTCTGCAGACGCGTCGTACGGTCCTTCCAGAGGCGCTCCGCCACCGCACGCGGCAGCGCCTGCTCCACGCCTTGCACGACCGACAGATGCCGCTCCGCGCGGCTGAACGCGGTGTACACCCACGGGCGGGACAGTGCCGGGGCCGCGTCGCCGGGCAGCACCACGACGACCGCGGGCCAGCGCTGCCCCGTCGCCTGGTGCGCGGTGAGCGCCCAGCCGTGCCGCACCTCCCGCTCCACCCGCTCCTGGGGTACGACGACGGGGGCGCCGTCGCACTCCAGGTGCAGCCCCTCCGCGTCGGCCCGCACCACACGGCCGAGCGTCGTGCGGCCCGGCGCGGGGACGTGCGCGACCCGGTCGTCGGGGTCGAAGCCGCCGAACCGGCCGGGGCCCGGATTCAACCGTTCTTTCAGGGCGGCGTTGAGCGCGCGCGTGCCCGCGGCGCCGCCGTGTCCCGGCGTGATGACCTGGGTGTGCTCGGCGGGCACGCCGATCGCCCGGGGCACGGAGTCCGCGACGAGCTGGACGGTGCGGTGGATCGCCTCGGCGGGGTCGCGCACCGGGACGAGGACGACTTCCTTGCCGGGCGCCTCGACCTGGTTCAGCTCGCCGATGCCGATGCCGGACGTCAGCTCGCCGACGGGCCCGGGGTCCGGGGTGCGCGAGACGACCTGTGGGCAGCACCGCGCGGAGAGGAGATCGGCGAAGACCCGTCCCGGACCCGCCGACCACAGCACGCCCGGGTCGCCGCTGAGGACCAGGCGCGCGCCGTCCGGCAGGGACTCGACGAGCATCGCCGCCGTCTCCACGTCCAGCTGCGGCGCGTCCAGGACGACCAGGAGGTCGAGCGCGAGCGCGCCCTCCGCGTCGCGCCCGGGGCCCTCGTCGCCCGCGAGCAGCCCGGCCACGGTCACCGCGGTGCCTTCGACGCCCGCCGCCCGCGCGAGCCTGCGGCGTCCGTCGGCGCTGTGGGCGGCGGCGCACACCCGCAGGCCCAGCGCCGCCGCGGCGGCCACCAGCGCCGCGGGTTCGGCACGCGCCTCCTCGCCGCCGGAGTGCAGCACGAGGCCGTGCCCGGCGACGGCGCGGATCAGCTCGGCGGCGGACCCGGAGGCCCGCGCGGCGGCGCCCTTCCAGTCGGGGCCCTCCGGTTCCGCGGTGTCGTCGGTCTCCTTCGGCAGCGAGTTGATCACCCGGGCCAGGCCGTCGGCGAGGCTCTCCTCCGCGAGTGCGTACCGCTCCAGGCCGATCAGGACGCGGACCGGGCGCTCCGGCTCCGCGTCCGCACCGTCCTCGCCGCTCTCCTCGTTCCGCGCGGCCTCGTCGTCCGTGCGCTGGACCGGCACCTCGGTCCCTTCGAGCGCGTCCTGGAAGACGAGGGCATCACCCTCGGCGAGCGCGCCCTGCACCGCCGCCTCCGGATCCGGCACCGCGCGCTGCCCGAGCGCGGCGCTCAGTGCCGCGGCGTCGAGCGCCGTGTGCCCCGCGACGGCGGCCTGCTCCAGGAGCCATACGGTGATCGCGCGGCCCCTGCGCTCGTCGTCGGGCCCGCACTCCGCGCCGAGCAGCGCCCTGGCGAACCCATCGGCCTGCTCGGGCCGCACGCCGGTGACCCGCAGCAACTGCCACGGGTCCGCGCGCAGTTGCCCGTCGGCGCCGTCACCGAGCGCGGCCGCCGTCGGCTCGGCGAGCGCGGGCGGCGCGCCTCCTTCGGCGAGCACGGCACGGACGGCCTCGACGGTCTCCCGCGCGGGCGCCCGGTCGGCCGCGGGCTGCTGCGGGCGCACGGGCTCGGGCGCGCGGGACGGGGCGGGCCTGCGCGCGGGCTCCGGCTCCCGGAACGCGCTCGCGACGGGCTTCTCGCCGCTCTCCACGGCGCGCACGGCGGCCAGCAGATCGGCGGCGGTGCCGCTCAGCTTCGTCCCTGCGTCGATCGGGCCCTGCTTCGACGCCTTCCGCTGCTCGATGCGCTCCCGCAGTTCGCGCTGCGCGGCGATCTCGGCCTCGGTCTCGGACAGCTCGGCGCTCTCGCCCTCGCCCTTGGCCTCTTCTGTGTTCTCGGCGTTCTCGGCGTTCTCGGCGTTCTCGCCCTCGACCTTGCTCTCGCCGGTGTCCGAAGCGGCCTCGGCGTCCGGCGCGGCTTCCTCCGTGCCGGGCGACTCCGCCTCCTCCGCGGCAGCGGCCCCGGGGTCCTCCGCGGCAGCGGGTTCCGTACTCACAGCGTGCTCCAGTC
The window above is part of the Streptomyces venezuelae genome. Proteins encoded here:
- a CDS encoding ATP-binding domain-containing protein produces the protein MSTEPAAAEDPGAAAAEEAESPGTEEAAPDAEAASDTGESKVEGENAENAENAENTEEAKGEGESAELSETEAEIAAQRELRERIEQRKASKQGPIDAGTKLSGTAADLLAAVRAVESGEKPVASAFREPEPARRPAPSRAPEPVRPQQPAADRAPARETVEAVRAVLAEGGAPPALAEPTAAALGDGADGQLRADPWQLLRVTGVRPEQADGFARALLGAECGPDDERRGRAITVWLLEQAAVAGHTALDAAALSAALGQRAVPDPEAAVQGALAEGDALVFQDALEGTEVPVQRTDDEAARNEESGEDGADAEPERPVRVLIGLERYALAEESLADGLARVINSLPKETDDTAEPEGPDWKGAAARASGSAAELIRAVAGHGLVLHSGGEEARAEPAALVAAAAALGLRVCAAAHSADGRRRLARAAGVEGTAVTVAGLLAGDEGPGRDAEGALALDLLVVLDAPQLDVETAAMLVESLPDGARLVLSGDPGVLWSAGPGRVFADLLSARCCPQVVSRTPDPGPVGELTSGIGIGELNQVEAPGKEVVLVPVRDPAEAIHRTVQLVADSVPRAIGVPAEHTQVITPGHGGAAGTRALNAALKERLNPGPGRFGGFDPDDRVAHVPAPGRTTLGRVVRADAEGLHLECDGAPVVVPQERVEREVRHGWALTAHQATGQRWPAVVVVLPGDAAPALSRPWVYTAFSRAERHLSVVQGVEQALPRAVAERLWKDRTTRLQTLLRPQVPATTA